In Bacteroidota bacterium, a genomic segment contains:
- a CDS encoding Rrf2 family transcriptional regulator: MLSRKTRYAMLSLVKLAGNYGKGPMLISDISKSEIIPQKFLEAILLDLKNIGILGSKVGKSGGYYLRRKPEDISLFEVVCHFEGGFALVPCTSEDYYESCDHCKDENKCTIRKVFQDLHSSIIGKLKSISIADLIIP; this comes from the coding sequence ATGTTATCAAGAAAAACAAGGTACGCAATGCTTTCGCTGGTAAAACTGGCCGGAAATTATGGAAAAGGTCCGATGCTGATCAGTGATATTTCTAAAAGTGAAATCATTCCTCAGAAATTTCTGGAAGCCATCCTTCTTGACCTTAAAAATATTGGAATTTTAGGCAGTAAAGTTGGGAAGTCCGGTGGATATTATCTTAGGCGCAAACCTGAGGATATCAGTTTGTTTGAGGTGGTTTGCCATTTTGAGGGCGGCTTTGCACTGGTACCCTGTACTTCTGAAGATTATTATGAATCGTGCGATCATTGCAAGGATGAAAATAAATGTACTATCCGTAAGGTATTCCAGGACTTGCACAGTAGTATCATTGGGAAATTAAAAAGTATTTCTATAGCCGACCTCATTATTCCCTGA
- a CDS encoding response regulator, whose translation MMNQGMIKILHLEDNIDDAFLIEQTIEKDNISCEFTRVGLKQEFIEALNKEDFDVILSDNCLPDFDGISALNMVREKAPDVPFIFVSGTLDEKIAIQLLHYGAVDYALKSNLNKLSSIVLRAIAEAEAKKKLKEKEEAIRLNEERLVYVAKASRDTIWDFDCQTGKVWRNEAIEPHFKYRPEDIIDNLNWWEEKLHPDDRERVKNDFQRVLYSKDNLWSAEYRWKCADGQYAYVADRAFIIRDTQDRPIRIIGSMSDISLKKKTDLQIKFQSDILQQIKNAVAAIDLEGNISFWNHWAEDLYGWKASDVLGENIFNPDLFHSFTTNVLKGVFDQVLQTGTVDTELVIQRYDRSYISVAFMAAGLYNEKGELDGVTFVTYDITAQKKAQEEILEAKKKAEELNLLKSCFLTNMSHELRTPMNAIMGFAQLLDTQAINETQREMVENILAGAERLSNTLNNILELSRAEASHGSLNLCACNLAAELQQFLKDNFYKVEKKGLQLVAKYSDPEVKALVDPKIFCNIIEHLFLNAIKFTEKGTISFDVKSEKVDNKKWAVVECTDTGIGIAQKDLKEIFEPFRQESEGFERKYEGAGLGLTISQKFAELMNGFITVESQKGMGSSFFVHFPASASESDLELDKEDQEVHGLSSILVVEDNSANSLLVQMLLKDTCEVDIAESGMEALDKVSEKKYSLILMDINLGGGIDGIETLHRIRQNKAFEKIPVIAVTAYAMYGDREKFLTEGFDDYLSKPYTLESINNIIQQNIK comes from the coding sequence ATGATGAATCAGGGAATGATTAAAATACTTCATCTTGAAGATAATATTGATGATGCATTTTTGATCGAACAAACCATCGAAAAGGATAATATCAGTTGTGAATTTACCAGGGTCGGATTAAAACAGGAATTTATCGAAGCCTTAAACAAAGAAGATTTTGATGTTATATTATCCGATAACTGTTTGCCCGATTTTGATGGAATTTCTGCCCTAAACATGGTGCGTGAAAAAGCACCTGATGTTCCCTTTATTTTTGTCTCCGGTACGCTCGATGAAAAAATAGCGATTCAGTTGCTTCATTATGGAGCGGTTGATTATGCCCTCAAATCCAATCTGAATAAATTGAGCTCCATCGTTCTCCGGGCTATTGCAGAAGCCGAAGCCAAAAAGAAACTTAAAGAAAAAGAAGAGGCTATTCGCCTCAATGAGGAGCGACTGGTTTATGTTGCCAAAGCATCCAGAGATACTATATGGGATTTTGATTGCCAAACCGGAAAAGTATGGCGTAATGAAGCTATAGAACCTCATTTTAAGTATAGACCCGAAGATATTATTGATAACCTGAACTGGTGGGAAGAAAAGCTACATCCCGATGATAGGGAAAGGGTGAAGAACGATTTTCAGAGGGTTCTTTATAGTAAAGATAATTTATGGTCGGCTGAATATCGTTGGAAATGTGCAGACGGCCAATATGCGTATGTGGCCGACCGTGCATTTATTATCCGGGATACCCAGGACAGGCCCATCAGAATTATCGGTTCCATGTCTGATATTTCTTTGAAAAAAAAGACTGACCTGCAAATTAAATTCCAGTCCGATATATTGCAGCAAATTAAAAATGCAGTGGCTGCAATAGACCTGGAAGGGAATATTTCTTTTTGGAATCATTGGGCGGAGGATTTATATGGTTGGAAGGCTTCTGATGTGCTGGGTGAAAATATTTTTAATCCCGATCTCTTTCATTCCTTTACCACAAATGTTTTAAAAGGAGTGTTTGATCAGGTTTTACAGACTGGAACAGTTGATACAGAATTAGTCATCCAACGTTATGATCGTTCATATATTTCTGTGGCTTTTATGGCTGCAGGTTTGTATAATGAAAAGGGTGAACTTGACGGGGTTACTTTTGTTACTTATGACATAACGGCACAAAAAAAAGCTCAGGAAGAAATTCTGGAAGCCAAAAAAAAGGCTGAAGAATTGAATCTGCTTAAGTCCTGCTTTTTAACCAATATGAGCCATGAACTACGTACACCCATGAATGCCATCATGGGTTTTGCCCAGTTACTCGACACGCAGGCTATTAATGAAACACAAAGAGAAATGGTGGAAAATATCCTGGCTGGTGCTGAGCGATTAAGCAATACATTGAACAATATACTGGAATTGTCAAGAGCTGAAGCATCCCACGGAAGCTTAAATTTATGTGCCTGCAATCTTGCCGCTGAACTTCAGCAATTTCTGAAGGATAATTTTTACAAAGTTGAAAAGAAAGGCCTGCAATTAGTTGCAAAATATTCTGATCCTGAAGTTAAAGCCCTGGTTGATCCTAAAATATTCTGCAATATCATTGAGCATTTATTCTTGAATGCCATAAAATTTACTGAAAAAGGGACTATATCCTTTGACGTTAAAAGTGAGAAAGTTGATAATAAAAAGTGGGCTGTTGTGGAATGTACAGATACCGGCATCGGAATTGCCCAGAAAGATTTGAAGGAAATTTTTGAACCCTTTCGCCAGGAAAGCGAAGGATTTGAACGTAAGTATGAAGGGGCCGGGCTGGGTCTTACTATATCACAAAAATTTGCCGAACTGATGAATGGTTTTATTACGGTTGAAAGTCAGAAAGGCATGGGATCCTCTTTCTTTGTTCATTTTCCGGCTTCGGCTTCTGAAAGTGATCTTGAATTGGACAAGGAAGATCAGGAAGTTCATGGATTATCTTCTATTCTGGTGGTTGAGGATAATTCTGCAAATAGTTTGTTGGTTCAGATGCTGTTAAAAGATACCTGTGAAGTGGATATTGCCGAAAGCGGAATGGAGGCTCTTGACAAGGTGTCAGAAAAAAAATATAGCCTTATTCTGATGGATATTAATCTGGGCGGAGGAATAGATGGCATCGAAACTTTGCACAGGATCAGGCAAAACAAAGCTTTTGAAAAAATACCTGTCATAGCTGTTACTGCTTATGCCATGTATGGTGACAGGGAAAAATTTCTCACTGAAGGTTTTGATGACTATCTTTCAAAACCTTATACTTTAGAAAGCATTAACAATATTATTCAACAAAATATTAAATAA
- a CDS encoding GTP-binding protein: MQNFEEKQKTYLNMELLRFTTAGSVDDGKSTLIGRLLYDSKAIFDDQLQAIENVSIRKGEDQLDLALLTDGLRAEREQGITIDVAYRFFATPKRKFIIADTPGHIQYTRNMVTGASTANAAIVLIDARHGVIEQTLRHSYIASLLRIPQLIICVNKMDLVDYSQDTFEKIKGQFLSFKDKFTFRDIYFVPISAKLGDNVVDVSAKMDWYKGPSLLNLLETIPVDGIEDMKDARFPVQYVIRPQNGEYKDYRGYAGRVAGGVFKKNDPVIIFPSKLKSHIKTIDIFEQSLQESFAPQSVTLTLTDNIDVSRGNLIVKEGNLPQEGQNIDLMVCWLNQKPLVKGKKYWVKHYTHDVRCIVQNIEYKVDINTLENNLEDTAIQLNDIAKISIKTTQPLFYDSYSRNRVTGSLILIDEGTNETVGAGMII, translated from the coding sequence ATGCAGAATTTTGAAGAAAAACAAAAGACCTATCTAAACATGGAATTGCTGAGGTTCACTACTGCAGGCAGTGTGGACGATGGCAAAAGCACTCTCATCGGCCGTCTGTTATATGACAGCAAGGCTATTTTTGATGACCAGCTTCAGGCTATAGAAAACGTGAGCATTCGCAAAGGAGAGGATCAGCTTGACCTTGCCCTGCTTACTGATGGGCTTAGGGCTGAACGTGAACAGGGCATAACCATTGATGTTGCTTATCGTTTTTTTGCAACTCCCAAGCGTAAATTTATAATTGCCGACACTCCCGGGCATATTCAATACACCCGGAATATGGTAACCGGTGCATCTACTGCCAATGCAGCCATCGTCCTGATTGATGCCCGGCACGGGGTCATTGAGCAGACGCTGCGGCATTCCTATATTGCTTCTTTACTTCGAATCCCTCAATTGATTATTTGCGTGAATAAGATGGATCTGGTTGACTACAGTCAGGATACTTTCGAGAAAATAAAGGGACAATTTTTATCATTTAAAGATAAATTTACTTTCAGGGATATTTATTTCGTTCCGATCAGCGCCAAGCTGGGCGATAATGTGGTGGATGTCTCTGCCAAAATGGATTGGTATAAAGGGCCGTCATTACTTAATTTACTTGAAACTATTCCTGTCGATGGTATAGAAGATATGAAGGATGCGCGTTTCCCTGTGCAATACGTAATCAGGCCGCAGAATGGAGAATACAAGGATTATCGCGGTTATGCCGGACGCGTGGCTGGCGGCGTGTTTAAAAAAAATGATCCGGTAATAATTTTTCCTTCAAAATTGAAAAGTCATATCAAAACAATTGATATTTTTGAGCAGTCGTTACAGGAATCTTTTGCGCCCCAATCAGTTACTCTGACACTGACCGATAATATTGATGTTAGCCGTGGTAATCTGATAGTTAAGGAGGGAAATTTGCCTCAGGAGGGACAGAATATAGATTTGATGGTTTGTTGGTTAAATCAGAAACCCTTGGTAAAAGGGAAAAAGTATTGGGTAAAGCATTATACCCATGATGTCAGGTGTATTGTTCAAAATATTGAATATAAAGTAGACATTAATACCTTGGAAAATAATTTGGAGGACACAGCCATTCAATTAAACGATATTGCAAAAATTTCCATAAAAACGACCCAACCTCTGTTTTATGACAGCTATTCCCGGAACAGGGTTACAGGAAGCCTGATTTTGATTGATGAAGGGACCAATGAAACAGTAGGGGCCGGAATGATTATTTAA
- a CDS encoding TonB-dependent receptor has translation MRLLLAVLALMICSMGFAGEKDVSPKIMTVSGYVKDAASGEILIGASVYISGLKTGTTTNSYGFYSLSLKPGKYNLIFSYIGYSTIVKNINLNSDITLNAELATENRQLDAVVVSAEKPNHNITRPEMSVDKMPMQTIKRIPALLGEVDVIKALQLLPGVQSTSEGTSAFSVRGGGADQNLILLDEAVVYNASHLMGFFSVFNNDAVKDVALYKGDIPASFGGRLSSVLDVRMKDGNSKKFSGNGGIGLISSRLMLEGPIFNDKTSFVVAGRRTYADLFLPLASNKDIRHNRLYFYDMNLKLNHQINENNRLYLSGYFGRDVFKNEISEMNFGNQTFTLRWNHLFSKKVFSNLSIIHSRYDYMLSTSDNANGYEWWSNMSDESLKMDFSYFLNPKNTLKYGFATTYHGFNPGKAKRITDGKSAAEVTMSRSYALEHGIYLSDQQSLGKFTIKSGLRFSLFQDIGPGTIYHYDANYNSTDSTVYARGKIYKQYSGWEPRLGINYTINPELSLKASYSRTYQFIQLASNSTAGMPLDVWFPASPNVRPQEADQFATGIFHNFFNNKLETSVEVYYKNMQHVIDYKDNATLLLNKKMEGELRFGNARAYGLEMLLKKNEGRCNGWISLTLSKAERKIPEIFNGKYYPSPYDKPVNLAVVFNYDFTPKILFSANWLYATGTPVTYPTGGYEYGNVRLKIYSARNAYRMPDYHRLDLSLTLKGKEKPGRFWHGEWVFSVYNAYGRHNAWAINFVEDKNEKGTYYAQKIYLFSFIPSITYNFNF, from the coding sequence ATGAGGCTGTTGCTGGCTGTTTTAGCATTGATGATTTGTTCGATGGGGTTTGCAGGGGAAAAAGATGTTTCTCCTAAAATCATGACTGTCTCCGGATATGTGAAGGATGCAGCCAGCGGCGAAATACTCATTGGCGCATCTGTGTATATAAGCGGTTTGAAAACCGGCACTACAACCAATTCTTATGGATTTTATTCCCTCAGCCTTAAACCCGGGAAGTACAACCTGATATTTTCTTATATAGGTTATTCAACGATAGTAAAAAACATCAACCTGAATTCGGATATAACTCTGAATGCTGAGTTGGCAACGGAAAACAGGCAACTGGATGCTGTTGTGGTCAGTGCAGAGAAGCCCAATCATAATATAACCCGTCCGGAAATGAGTGTGGATAAGATGCCGATGCAAACCATCAAGCGTATTCCCGCTCTGCTGGGTGAAGTGGATGTAATTAAGGCTTTACAGTTATTACCGGGTGTACAATCTACCAGTGAAGGTACTTCGGCCTTCAGTGTGCGTGGGGGAGGGGCAGATCAGAACCTTATTCTGCTTGACGAGGCCGTGGTTTATAATGCTTCACACCTGATGGGCTTCTTCTCTGTTTTTAATAATGATGCTGTTAAAGACGTTGCTCTTTATAAAGGTGATATCCCGGCTTCCTTCGGAGGAAGGCTTTCCTCAGTTCTTGATGTGCGGATGAAAGATGGCAATTCTAAAAAGTTTTCAGGAAATGGAGGAATAGGCCTTATTTCCAGCAGGCTGATGCTGGAAGGGCCCATTTTTAACGATAAAACCTCATTTGTTGTTGCCGGCCGCCGCACCTATGCTGATTTATTCCTCCCCCTGGCAAGCAACAAAGATATTCGACATAACCGGCTTTATTTTTATGACATGAACCTGAAACTGAACCACCAGATCAATGAGAACAACCGGCTTTATCTTTCAGGATACTTTGGACGTGATGTTTTTAAAAACGAAATATCGGAAATGAATTTTGGGAATCAGACCTTCACCCTACGGTGGAATCATTTGTTTTCCAAAAAGGTCTTTTCCAATTTGTCGATTATTCACAGCCGTTATGACTATATGTTGTCTACAAGTGACAATGCCAACGGTTATGAATGGTGGTCAAACATGTCTGATGAAAGTTTGAAAATGGATTTTAGTTATTTTCTTAATCCTAAGAATACTTTAAAATATGGTTTTGCAACCACCTATCATGGATTTAATCCGGGAAAGGCCAAAAGAATAACTGATGGGAAATCGGCTGCAGAGGTGACTATGTCACGGAGTTATGCACTGGAACACGGGATATACCTGTCCGATCAACAGAGCCTGGGTAAATTCACCATTAAAAGTGGTTTGCGTTTTTCATTGTTTCAGGATATTGGCCCGGGTACGATTTATCATTATGATGCAAATTATAATTCGACTGATTCGACGGTATATGCCCGTGGAAAAATCTATAAACAGTATTCGGGCTGGGAACCCAGGCTGGGAATAAATTATACCATTAATCCGGAATTGTCGTTGAAGGCCAGTTATTCGAGAACCTACCAGTTTATTCAGCTGGCTTCCAATTCGACGGCAGGTATGCCTTTAGATGTATGGTTTCCAGCTTCACCCAATGTCCGTCCCCAGGAAGCTGACCAGTTTGCAACAGGGATTTTTCATAATTTCTTTAACAATAAACTGGAAACCTCAGTAGAAGTGTATTACAAAAATATGCAGCATGTGATTGATTACAAGGATAATGCAACACTTCTGCTGAATAAAAAGATGGAAGGTGAACTGCGTTTTGGCAATGCCCGGGCTTATGGACTTGAAATGCTGTTAAAAAAGAATGAAGGACGTTGCAACGGCTGGATAAGTCTTACCCTATCAAAAGCAGAAAGAAAGATCCCGGAAATTTTTAATGGAAAGTATTATCCTTCGCCTTATGATAAGCCTGTTAACCTTGCGGTGGTGTTTAATTATGATTTTACCCCCAAAATTCTTTTTTCCGCAAACTGGTTGTATGCTACAGGAACTCCGGTTACTTACCCTACAGGAGGCTATGAATATGGTAATGTGAGACTTAAAATTTATTCGGCCAGAAATGCTTACAGAATGCCTGATTACCATAGACTTGACCTTTCGCTGACCCTTAAAGGCAAAGAAAAACCCGGCAGGTTCTGGCACGGAGAGTGGGTTTTCTCCGTGTATAATGCTTATGGACGGCATAACGCCTGGGCTATAAATTTTGTGGAAGACAAAAACGAAAAAGGTACCTATTATGCCCAGAAAATTTATCTCTTTTCTTTTATCCCTTCAATAACTTATAATTTTAATTTTTAA
- a CDS encoding TonB-dependent receptor, translating into MKYSYLILLGLLAFALATYAEGNGMAGQMSITQQGNITVKGKILDEKGEPLPGATIQQKSTTNAVSTDMNGNFSISVPSDATLVVSFIGYKSIEVAVGGKTELGIITLVTGIKELEQVVVIGYGTQRKVDLTGSVAIVDAEEMKKVSNSNISTMLEGKVAGVQITSDGQPGADPTVRIRGISSFGSTAPLYVIDGVPMGITIRDFSPNDIETLQVLKDASAAAIYGSRAANGVVIITTKQGKKNQAMKIDYNGYYGFDQVQKGVYDVMDASQYGKYVTMAYTNSGMSVPSGYDPTSPNYLYNADGSAKVNTNWFNEAFKTGIRQNHNINISGGGEKNTYNIGIDYYNQKGTMVGAGPNFDRYTGRFNTTMDVKFVKIKTNIVYSHSLQDNMALSNANEYVQGLYGAQYPVMASVLLLPPTIKAYDPSTWVLDDKVPAATNYSYDSYGFGTYYDDVHGDLRVTNVLLENSLIKRNTTVDRIVSSGSADVDLIGMLGLKSVHHKLDYNLNLSYSKTFAKDFVFIPAFIQSTTNYLAKGDETLSEGYRNYTDALVENTLTYDGKLGRNHINAVVGQTFERELFHTLTGKGVNMPEPYYLQVINASTTAAGSSETEHVLSSFIGRVNYDFDEKYLLSATARRDGSSRLSYEDHWGWFPSVSAGWRLERESFFPEAAKSAINLFKIRGSYGELGNENIGDYQYMDVMSRGNYTYSFGNTKVTGSAISNYVNTAIKWEKKKTLDFGFDLGMFSNQLEFTFDWYKATSEDLLYSVAVPAQAGATNETVTMNAATMENTGLEFLLAYHNHKNAFKYDISTNVSTSQNKVTKLGVSGEPRTDGYCRTEVGREVGQFYGYVSEGIYQSQSEIDNRVNSKGLHVNQNGAQPGNIKYADLNNDGQITSDYQQFLGSGIPKINYGLNLRAEWKGFDLSVSTYG; encoded by the coding sequence ATGAAATATTCATATTTAATCCTGTTGGGATTGCTGGCGTTCGCACTGGCAACATATGCAGAAGGCAACGGCATGGCCGGCCAGATGTCAATAACCCAACAAGGCAACATAACCGTAAAAGGTAAAATCCTTGACGAAAAAGGAGAACCGCTTCCAGGCGCAACCATACAACAAAAAAGCACAACCAATGCTGTCAGTACCGACATGAATGGTAACTTCTCTATTTCTGTTCCTTCAGATGCCACACTGGTAGTATCTTTTATAGGATATAAAAGTATTGAAGTAGCCGTTGGAGGAAAAACTGAACTCGGCATCATCACATTGGTTACGGGTATAAAAGAACTCGAACAAGTGGTAGTAATAGGTTACGGTACACAACGCAAGGTTGACCTCACAGGTTCAGTTGCCATTGTCGATGCGGAAGAGATGAAAAAAGTATCAAACTCAAACATTTCAACAATGCTTGAGGGAAAAGTAGCCGGTGTTCAAATTACATCCGATGGACAACCGGGAGCTGACCCTACAGTACGTATTCGTGGTATTAGTTCGTTCGGTAGCACCGCACCTCTCTACGTTATTGATGGAGTGCCCATGGGAATAACAATACGCGACTTCTCGCCAAACGATATTGAAACTCTTCAGGTACTTAAGGATGCTTCTGCTGCCGCAATCTATGGTTCGCGTGCTGCCAACGGCGTGGTTATCATCACCACAAAGCAAGGTAAGAAGAATCAAGCCATGAAGATTGACTATAACGGCTACTATGGGTTCGACCAGGTGCAGAAAGGGGTATACGATGTTATGGATGCTTCCCAATATGGTAAATATGTCACTATGGCATACACTAACAGTGGCATGTCTGTTCCTTCCGGATACGATCCTACAAGCCCTAATTATTTGTACAACGCCGATGGATCAGCAAAAGTGAACACAAACTGGTTCAATGAAGCGTTCAAAACAGGTATCCGTCAGAATCACAACATCAACATATCCGGAGGCGGTGAAAAAAACACTTACAACATCGGTATCGATTACTATAACCAGAAAGGAACCATGGTAGGTGCCGGTCCTAACTTCGACCGTTACACTGGCCGTTTCAACACTACGATGGATGTTAAGTTTGTCAAAATCAAAACCAACATCGTGTATAGCCATAGCCTTCAGGACAATATGGCTCTTAGCAACGCCAACGAGTACGTACAGGGTCTGTATGGTGCACAATATCCTGTAATGGCTTCGGTTCTACTTTTACCTCCAACCATCAAGGCTTATGATCCGTCGACCTGGGTTCTCGACGATAAAGTTCCGGCTGCAACAAATTACAGCTACGACTCTTACGGTTTTGGTACTTACTATGACGACGTTCATGGAGACTTGCGTGTAACGAACGTTTTGCTCGAAAATAGTTTAATAAAGAGGAATACAACTGTTGACCGCATTGTTTCTTCAGGTTCTGCAGATGTTGACCTCATAGGCATGCTTGGCCTCAAGAGCGTCCATCACAAGTTGGATTACAACCTTAACTTATCGTACAGCAAGACCTTTGCAAAGGACTTTGTATTCATACCTGCATTTATACAAAGTACGACAAACTACCTGGCAAAGGGTGATGAGACCCTGTCAGAGGGCTATCGTAACTATACCGACGCACTTGTAGAAAACACGTTAACCTACGATGGTAAATTGGGACGCAATCACATCAATGCGGTTGTTGGTCAAACATTCGAACGCGAACTCTTTCACACACTCACAGGCAAAGGTGTTAACATGCCCGAACCTTACTATCTGCAAGTAATCAACGCTTCCACGACAGCAGCAGGAAGCAGTGAAACCGAACACGTATTATCATCGTTTATCGGTCGTGTCAACTACGATTTCGATGAAAAATACCTTCTTTCGGCCACCGCCCGTCGTGATGGTTCAAGCCGTCTTTCTTACGAGGACCATTGGGGTTGGTTCCCATCTGTATCAGCAGGTTGGCGTTTGGAACGTGAAAGCTTCTTCCCTGAAGCAGCCAAATCGGCGATCAACCTGTTCAAAATTCGCGGTAGCTATGGCGAACTGGGTAATGAAAACATTGGCGATTACCAGTACATGGATGTTATGTCGAGAGGTAATTACACCTATAGCTTTGGAAATACAAAGGTTACAGGATCAGCAATATCAAATTACGTAAACACGGCCATCAAATGGGAAAAGAAGAAAACGCTTGACTTTGGTTTTGACCTCGGTATGTTCAGCAATCAGTTGGAATTCACGTTCGACTGGTATAAGGCAACATCTGAAGACCTGCTTTATAGTGTAGCCGTACCAGCCCAAGCAGGTGCTACTAACGAAACAGTAACGATGAACGCAGCAACCATGGAAAACACAGGTCTGGAGTTCTTGCTTGCCTATCACAATCATAAAAATGCTTTTAAGTATGATATTTCCACAAACGTATCTACCTCCCAAAACAAGGTAACAAAATTGGGCGTTTCAGGAGAACCTCGTACCGATGGCTATTGCCGCACAGAGGTAGGTCGCGAAGTTGGCCAGTTCTATGGCTACGTTTCTGAAGGTATCTACCAGTCGCAATCAGAAATAGATAACCGTGTCAACTCAAAAGGTTTACACGTCAATCAGAACGGGGCACAACCGGGTAACATCAAATATGCCGACCTCAACAACGATGGCCAAATCACCTCCGATTACCAACAATTCCTGGGTAGCGGTATTCCAAAGATTAATTACGGCTTGAATTTACGTGCTGAATGGAAAGGTTTTGACTTGAGCGTATCGACTTATGGAG
- a CDS encoding hemolysin family protein: MFTDLLIILLLILFNGVFSMTEIALVSARKSKLETLAREGNKNAKIALLQAHSPSRFLSTVQIGMTLIGAFTGVYGGSTVADKISAVFSRFPWIASCSKSISMALVVVVITFFTMILGELVPKQIGLANPELISKNMVRPMRFFGMLVWPVIWVLTKTSDLLIKILNIHPSSDSKVTEEEIKEIVQEGTKEGEVQEIEQDIVERVFNLGDRKVGSLMTHRSDLVWLNVDDSSDKIKKVINMEAHSVYPVCDRELDNLKGIVYVKDILASNLENKSINLHNCMRKPLLALETNTAYEILEKFRETKIHYGLVIDEYGSIAGMVTLNDILEALVGDIPDMGDDEFEIIQRDENSWLVDGQLPFYEFIQEFKVKAFDKNKVRYNTIGGFVLNNLRHIPKTGEKLKWKNFEFEIVDMDGNRIDKILVTKMLEEISEEEDQTTV, encoded by the coding sequence ATGTTTACAGATTTATTGATCATTCTTCTGTTAATTCTTTTTAACGGGGTATTTTCTATGACTGAAATTGCTTTGGTTTCAGCCCGTAAATCTAAGCTTGAAACTCTTGCCAGAGAGGGCAATAAAAATGCTAAAATTGCCTTGCTGCAGGCACATTCACCTTCACGTTTCCTTTCTACTGTCCAGATCGGAATGACGCTGATTGGGGCTTTTACTGGTGTTTACGGAGGTTCAACTGTGGCAGATAAAATATCCGCCGTGTTTTCCCGTTTCCCGTGGATCGCTTCATGCAGTAAAAGTATTTCAATGGCTTTGGTCGTGGTGGTGATCACTTTTTTTACCATGATCCTTGGCGAACTGGTACCTAAACAAATCGGACTGGCTAATCCTGAACTTATTTCTAAAAATATGGTCCGGCCAATGAGGTTTTTTGGTATGCTCGTATGGCCGGTGATTTGGGTACTTACCAAAACCTCTGATCTGCTAATTAAAATACTTAACATCCATCCTTCATCAGACTCCAAGGTTACCGAAGAAGAAATAAAAGAAATTGTTCAGGAAGGTACCAAAGAAGGAGAAGTACAGGAAATCGAACAGGATATCGTGGAAAGGGTTTTTAACCTGGGTGACAGGAAAGTGGGTTCTCTGATGACCCACCGCAGCGATTTGGTTTGGCTCAATGTTGATGATTCCAGCGATAAGATAAAAAAAGTCATTAATATGGAAGCTCATTCAGTTTATCCGGTCTGTGACCGCGAATTGGATAATTTGAAAGGTATTGTTTATGTTAAGGATATCTTGGCTTCCAACCTGGAGAATAAATCGATTAATCTTCATAATTGTATGAGGAAACCTTTGTTAGCCCTTGAAACAAACACTGCGTATGAAATTCTTGAAAAATTCAGGGAAACAAAAATTCACTATGGGCTGGTGATCGATGAATATGGATCTATTGCTGGAATGGTTACTTTGAACGATATCCTTGAAGCTCTGGTGGGCGATATCCCCGATATGGGTGATGATGAGTTCGAAATTATTCAACGCGATGAAAACAGCTGGCTTGTGGATGGACAACTGCCTTTTTATGAATTTATTCAGGAATTTAAGGTCAAGGCTTTTGATAAAAATAAAGTCAGGTACAACACCATTGGGGGATTTGTCCTGAATAATCTCCGCCATATTCCCAAAACAGGCGAAAAACTCAAGTGGAAGAATTTTGAATTTGAGATTGTGGATATGGATGGTAACCGTATAGATAAAATTTTGGTTACAAAAATGCTTGAAGAAATTTCCGAAGAGGAGGATCAAACAACTGTATAG